One segment of Thamnophis elegans isolate rThaEle1 chromosome 16, rThaEle1.pri, whole genome shotgun sequence DNA contains the following:
- the LOC116519584 gene encoding ficolin-1-like, whose protein sequence is MRRVGKQVGLLLLFCLMIAIHPGSQDSSVPELKAPDLDGNETISVVRERPRGLPGIPGSQGPQGLSGIPGAKGERGLQGIPGEIGAPGPKGEKGDPGQPGEKGKSLKGDPGEIDEKKLEKLQCKRGAPNCKELLKRGTILSGWYTIYPQDCQPLQVLCDMVTDGGGWIVFQRRSDGSVDFFRDWAAYKKGFGNQLTEFWLGNDNLHRLTSLGKNELRVDFTDFENQHSFAKYASFQVAAESDWYRLTLGAFIGGSAGDSLSFHNNMPFSTKEKRQDPQKFNCAEKCQGAWWYHECHHSNLNGRYWLGKHKTRGNGINWGTGKGPYYSYKRSEMKIRPVA, encoded by the exons AACTTAAGGCGCCGGATTTGGATGGCAATGAGACAATATCCGTTGTGCGGGAAA GGCCACGGGGACTCCCTGGCATTCCAGGATCACAAGGGCCACAGGGACTCTCTGGCATTCCAGGAGCCAAAG GTGAAAGAGGCTTGCAGGGAATCCCCGGGGAAATTGGAGCACCTGGGCCAAAAG GGGAAAAAGGAGACCCAGGACAACCTGGAGAGAAAGGTAAGAGTTTG AAAGGTGACCCAGGAGAAATTG ATGAGAAGAAGCTGGAGAAGCTTCAGTGCAAGCGag GTGCCCCAAACTGCAAAGAGCTCTTGAAAAGAGGGACGATCCTGAGCGGCTGGTACACCATCTACCCCCAGGACTGCCAGCCCCTGCAGGTGCTGTGCGACATGGTCACCGACGGAGGCGGATGGATT GTCTTCCAAAGGCGTTCGGATGGCTCTGTGGACTTTTTCCGTGACTGGGCTGCCTACAAGAAAGGATTTGGAAACCAGCTGAccgaattctggctggggaatgacAACCTTCACCGCTTGACCTCGCTGG GAAAGAATGAATTGCGTGTCGACTTCACTGATTTTGAAAATCAGCATTCCTTCGCCAAATATGCATCCTTCCAGGTGGCGGCAGAATCCGACTGGTATCGGCTAACTCTGGGAGCCTTCATAGGTGGCTCTGCAG gtGACTCCCTCTCCTTCCACAACAACATGCCCTTCTCCACCAAGGAAAAACGGCAGGACCCCCAGAAGTTCAACTGCGCTGAGAAGTGCCAAGGGGCCTGGTGGTACCATGAATGCCACCACTCCAATCTCAATGGGAGATACTGGCTGGGAAAACACAAGACTCGCGGGAACGGCATCAACTGGGGTACTGGGAAAGGCCCGTACTACTCATACAAGCGCTCCGAAATGAAAATCCGGCCTGTGGCTTAG